A genomic region of Cannabis sativa cultivar Pink pepper isolate KNU-18-1 chromosome 1, ASM2916894v1, whole genome shotgun sequence contains the following coding sequences:
- the LOC115707133 gene encoding peroxisomal (S)-2-hydroxyacid oxidase GLO4: MASEPVNVNEFQELARKVLPKMYFDFYNGGAEDEYTLKQNMEAFQRIRLWPRVLVDVSRIDMSTTLLGYKIAAPILIAPTAMHQLAHPEGEKATARAAASCNTIMVVSFSSNCTIEEVASSCNAVRFFQLYVYKQREVSAELVKRAERNGFKAIVLTADTPKLGRREADIKNKMIAPKLRNLEGLMVTEVDSNDGSNLEAYASKTMDTSLCWKDIEWLRSITSLPILVKGVLTHEDARMAVEAGLDGIIVSNHGGRQLDYAPPTISVLEEVIHGVGGKIPVLLDGGVRRGTDVFKALALGAQAVLVGRPVIYGLAAKGENGVRTVIEMLKNELELTMTLSGCPTLKDIHRSHVMSPQESLHSKL, translated from the exons ATGGCATCTGAACCAGTAAATGTGAATGAGTTCCAAGAACTGGCAAGGAAAGTCCTTCCGAAAATGTACTTTGATTTCTATAATGGAGGAGCAGAGGACGAGTATACACTTAAACAGAATATGGAGGCTTTTCAAAGAATCAG GCTATGGCCAAGAGTTCTTGTAGATGTTAGCAGAATAGACATGTCCACAACTTTGTTGGGTTACAAAATCGCAGCACCTATATTGATTGCTCCCACTGCTATGCACCAGTTAGCTCACCCAGAAG GAGAGAAAGCCACAGCTAGAGCCGCGGCTTCATGCAACACAATCATG GTTGTGTCTTTTTCATCAAACTGCACCATAGAGGAGGTTGCTTCAAGCTGCAATGCTGTTCGGTTCTTTCAGTTATAT GTTTATAAGCAACGAGAAGTATCGGCTGAGCTGGTGAAGAGAGCTGAAAGAAATGGATTCAAGGCTATTGTGTTAACAGCTGATACTCCTAAACTTGGTCGAAGAGAGGCAGACATAAAGAACAA AATGATAGCACCTAAATTAAGGAATCTCGAAGGCCTTATGGTTACTGAAGTTGACTCT AATGATGGTTCAAACCTGGAAGCTTATGCCAGTAAAACAATGGATACTTCTCTTTGTTGGAAG GACATTGAGTGGTTAAGATCAATCACGAGCTTGCCAATTCTGGTGAAAGGAGTACTTACTCATGAAGATG CAAGAATGGCTGTCGAGGCCGGTCTTGATGGGATTATTGTCTCTAATCACGGAGGCCGGCAGCTAGATTATGCTCCTCCCACTATTTCTGTTCTAGAAGAG GTCATCCATGGTGTTGGAGGGAAAATACCTGTTCTTCTTGATGGTGGAGTGCGCCGAGGAACAGATGTGTTCAAGGCATTAGCCCTTGGTGCACAAGCTGTACTT GTTGGAAGGCCAGTTATCTATGGGCTAGCCGCAAAGGGGGAAAATGGGGTTAGAACTGTGATTGAAATGCTGAAGAATGAGCTTGAACTCACTATGACCCTTTCCGGGTGTCCTACTCTAAAAGATATCCATAGAAGCCATGTGATGAGTCCTCAAGAGAGTCTTCACTCAAAGCTTTAG
- the LOC115707132 gene encoding peroxisomal (S)-2-hydroxyacid oxidase GLO4 isoform X1: protein MQDLLWPSCSLMGRKMAPEPVNVNEFKELARQALPKMYFDYYAGGAEDENTLRENIEAYQRIRLRPRVLVDVSRIDMSTTVLGYKISAPIMIAPTAYHQLAHPEGEVATARAAASCDTIMVLSYMSNCAVEEVASSCNAVRFYQLYVNKRRDVSAQLVQRAERNGFKAIVWTVDAPRLGRREADIRNKMVAPQLKNFEGLMSAEVHTLRGDDGSKLEAFARKTFDDSLCWEDLKWLRSITNLPILIKGVLTHEDARKAVEAGVHGIVVSNHGARQLDHTPATISVLEEVVQAVGGKVPVIVDGGIRRGTDVFKALALGAQAVLIGRPVIYGLAAMGQRGVKSVVKMLKNELELTMALSGCPTLEHITRSHVMTERDSSLHSKL from the exons ATGCAAGATCTATTATGGCCCTCTTGCTCTCTAATGG GCAGAAAAATGGCACCTGAACCAGTCAACGTGAATGAGTTCAAGGAATTGGCTAGGCAAGCTCTTCCCAAAATGTACTTTGATTATTATGCTGGAGGAGCTGAGGATGAGAATACATTAAGAGAGAACATCGAGGCATATCAAAGAATCAG GTTACGGCCTAGAGTTCTTGTAGATGTTAGCAGAATAGATATGTCAACAACTGTATTgggttacaaaatctcagcccctATAATGATTGCTCCAACTGCTTATCATCAGTTAGCTCACCCTGAAG GGGAGGTAGCTACAGCCAGAGCAGCGGCTTCATGTGACACCATCATG GTTTTATCATACATGTCTAACTGCGCTGTGGAAGAGGTTGCTTCCAGCTGCAATGCTGTTCGGTTCTATCAGTTATAC GTTAATAAGAGACGGGATGTATCAGCACAGCTGGTGCAAAGGGCTGAAAGAAATGGATTTAAGGCTATTGTCTGGACAGTTGATGCTCCTAGACTTGGTCGGAGAGAGGCAGACATAAGGAACAA AATGGTTGCACCTCAGTTGAAGAATTTTGAAGGCCTTATGTCTGCTGAAGTTCACACTCTGCGTGGG GATGATGGCTCAAAGCTTGAAGCTTTTGCTAGGAAAACCTTTGATGATTCCCTATGTTGGGAG GACCTAAAATGGTTGAGATCCATCACAAACCTGCCCATTCTGATCAAGGGGGTGCTTACTCATGAAGATG caagaaaagcaGTTGAAGCAGGAGTTCATGGCATTGTCGTCTCTAATCATGGAGCCCGCCAGCTTGATCATACTCCTGCCACTATCTCTGTCTTAGAAGAG gttgttcaagctgtTGGAGGGAAAGTTCCTGTTATTGTTGACGGAGGAATTCGGCGAGGAACAGATGTCTTTAAGGCATTAGCCCTTGGTGCACAAGCTGTACTT ATTGGGAGGCCAGTTATCTATGGCCTGGCAGCAATGGGGCAACGTGGAGTGAAAAGTGTGGTTAAAATGCTGAAGAATGAGCTTGAGCTAACTATGGCCCTGTCTGGCTGTCCTACACTAGAACATATTACAAGGAGTCATGTGATGACGGAGCGTGACAGTAGTCTCCATTCAAAGCTTTAA
- the LOC115707132 gene encoding peroxisomal (S)-2-hydroxyacid oxidase GLO4 isoform X2, with protein sequence MAPEPVNVNEFKELARQALPKMYFDYYAGGAEDENTLRENIEAYQRIRLRPRVLVDVSRIDMSTTVLGYKISAPIMIAPTAYHQLAHPEGEVATARAAASCDTIMVLSYMSNCAVEEVASSCNAVRFYQLYVNKRRDVSAQLVQRAERNGFKAIVWTVDAPRLGRREADIRNKMVAPQLKNFEGLMSAEVHTLRGDDGSKLEAFARKTFDDSLCWEDLKWLRSITNLPILIKGVLTHEDARKAVEAGVHGIVVSNHGARQLDHTPATISVLEEVVQAVGGKVPVIVDGGIRRGTDVFKALALGAQAVLIGRPVIYGLAAMGQRGVKSVVKMLKNELELTMALSGCPTLEHITRSHVMTERDSSLHSKL encoded by the exons ATGGCACCTGAACCAGTCAACGTGAATGAGTTCAAGGAATTGGCTAGGCAAGCTCTTCCCAAAATGTACTTTGATTATTATGCTGGAGGAGCTGAGGATGAGAATACATTAAGAGAGAACATCGAGGCATATCAAAGAATCAG GTTACGGCCTAGAGTTCTTGTAGATGTTAGCAGAATAGATATGTCAACAACTGTATTgggttacaaaatctcagcccctATAATGATTGCTCCAACTGCTTATCATCAGTTAGCTCACCCTGAAG GGGAGGTAGCTACAGCCAGAGCAGCGGCTTCATGTGACACCATCATG GTTTTATCATACATGTCTAACTGCGCTGTGGAAGAGGTTGCTTCCAGCTGCAATGCTGTTCGGTTCTATCAGTTATAC GTTAATAAGAGACGGGATGTATCAGCACAGCTGGTGCAAAGGGCTGAAAGAAATGGATTTAAGGCTATTGTCTGGACAGTTGATGCTCCTAGACTTGGTCGGAGAGAGGCAGACATAAGGAACAA AATGGTTGCACCTCAGTTGAAGAATTTTGAAGGCCTTATGTCTGCTGAAGTTCACACTCTGCGTGGG GATGATGGCTCAAAGCTTGAAGCTTTTGCTAGGAAAACCTTTGATGATTCCCTATGTTGGGAG GACCTAAAATGGTTGAGATCCATCACAAACCTGCCCATTCTGATCAAGGGGGTGCTTACTCATGAAGATG caagaaaagcaGTTGAAGCAGGAGTTCATGGCATTGTCGTCTCTAATCATGGAGCCCGCCAGCTTGATCATACTCCTGCCACTATCTCTGTCTTAGAAGAG gttgttcaagctgtTGGAGGGAAAGTTCCTGTTATTGTTGACGGAGGAATTCGGCGAGGAACAGATGTCTTTAAGGCATTAGCCCTTGGTGCACAAGCTGTACTT ATTGGGAGGCCAGTTATCTATGGCCTGGCAGCAATGGGGCAACGTGGAGTGAAAAGTGTGGTTAAAATGCTGAAGAATGAGCTTGAGCTAACTATGGCCCTGTCTGGCTGTCCTACACTAGAACATATTACAAGGAGTCATGTGATGACGGAGCGTGACAGTAGTCTCCATTCAAAGCTTTAA
- the LOC115707129 gene encoding zinc finger CCCH domain-containing protein 62, whose protein sequence is MEETQTKFSKLSLKKKTKASICDDIDVPNEEDPNGSYINPEELDEKDAKSLEEIQRKIEAGQLEKLKVDQCKIYLRKNGLRLTGNKSTLLQRIKEHLEIVNGEGDKKYPVSSFVVNCKGDACTGDVVLFEQNVYDMFNVASRRASGPPCGTRMVAGRIVKESYGAAKQQHTFTIEVLWSKGEKPLPPLHPLLIKGRNLYRLKTLRQKWENEETRQKILMEKHSRGSLARSDRETRILEKNYRKMQNGNRISKNEAGLQPCQRYSKPAIPRENFVSSISSENKEKEPMRLSTDSGKPAAATKARDASSTTNFSKVSSNPSLFLKNRRQDNHVSINQHASKNLVGNINQARTHYDILDVHHISDRQPPTYACSSVNQTKEPLNSGNHRQPLTSVENYHPLSPSRRQNRTDNYHPLSPSRRQNGKDNYHPMSPSRRQNGIEKYHPMNPSRRQNVTDNYYSYLPMCPSRRQNEMPQKLCRYYAQGRCYYGDTCKFSHDMREEFGQRREERWSCEQREFQGWSHDPRGRV, encoded by the exons ATGGAAGAAACTCAAACAAAATTTTCCAAGCTTTCactgaagaagaaaacaaaggctag TATTTGTGATGATATTGATGTCCCTAACGAAGAGGACCCCAATGGGAGTTATATTAATCCTGAAGAACTTGATGAAAAAGATGCGAAGAGCTTAGAGGAAATCCAAAGAAAGATTGAAG CGGGGCAGCTAGAGAAGTTGAAAGTTGACCAATGTAagatttatctaaggaaaaatgGGTTGAGACTGACCGGGAACAAAAGCACACTCCTTCAGCGCATTAAAGAGCATCTTGA GATTGTGAATGGTGAAGGGGACAAGAAGTATCCTGTATCTAGTTTTGTAGTAAATTGTAAAG GCGATGCATGTACTGGCGATGTAGTTTTGTTTGAACAAAATGTTTATGACAT GTTCAATGTAGCATCACGGAGAGCCAGCGGTCCTCCTTGTGGCACAAGAATGGTTGCTGGTCGTATTGTGAAAGAGAGCTATGGTGCTGCAAAGCAACAACATACATTCACA ATTGAAGTACTATGGAGCAAAGGGGAGAAGCCACTTCCCCCACTTCATCCCCTCCTAATTAAGGGACGGAATCTTTACCGGTTGAAAACTTTGAGACAG AAATGGGAAAATGAAGAGACAAGGCAAAAGATTTTGATGGAGAAGCACTCAAGGGGATCTCTTGCTAGATCTGATAGAGAAACACGAATTCTTGAGAAGAATTATAGAAAAATGCAAAATGGAAATAG GATTTCAAAAAATGAGGCAGGTCTCCAGCCTTGTCAGCGTTACTCAAAGCCTGCAATTCCACGAGAGAATTTTGTTTCGTCTATCAgttcagaaaacaaagaaaaggaACCGATGAGGTTGTCCACTGATTCTGGGAAACCTGCGGCAGCTACTAAAGCTCGAGATGCAAGCTCAACTACTAATTTTAGTAAAGTTTCCTCAAATCCAAGCCTGTTTCTGAAAAATAGAAGACAAGACAATCATGTCTCTATCAACCAGCATGCCTCCAAGAATTTGGTAGGGAATATTAATCAAGCAAGAACACATTATGACATTCTTGATGTTCATCACATAAGTGATCGGCAACCTCCCACATATGCATGCTCAAGTGTGAATCAGACAAAGGAACCTCTGAACAGCGGTAATCACAGGCAGCCATTAACAAGCGTGGAAAACTATCATCCCCTGAGTCCATCAAGGAGACAAAACAGAACTGATAACTATCATCCCCTGAGTCCTTCAAGGAGACAAAATGGAAAGGATAACTATCATCCCATGAGTCCATCAAGGAGACAAAATGGAATTGAAAAGTATCATCCTATGAATCCATCAAGGAGACAAAATGTAACTGATAACTATTATTCCTATCTTCCCATGTGTCCATCAAGGAGGCAAAACGAAATGCCACAAAAGCTATGCCGGTATTATGCTCAAGGCAGGTGCTATTATGGAGATACCTGTAAATTCTCTCATGATATGAGGGAGGAATTTGGTCAAAGGAGGGAAGAGAGGTGGTCTTGTGAGCAGAGAGAGTTCCAGGGATGGTCCCATGACCCAAGGGGGAGAGTTTGA
- the LOC115707127 gene encoding protein PHYTOCHROME-DEPENDENT LATE-FLOWERING: MVVSFKLSKTGTRFRPNSSLQSETNVGVEDVPENSRDSSRILHRDDPIARKIEGAAVEGGEKVARVSGSSVSSEEQLGVKDREVSFTLNLFLDGYSIGKPSENESTSQLALQDAQKLLHPYDRTSETLFSAIESGQLPGDILDDIPCKYVDGTLVCEVRDYRKCAPEPAGSGSVLTDGCPVVSKVCLKMSLENVVKDIPLISDNSWTYGDLMEVESRILKALQPQLHLDPTPKLDRLCKNPVPTKLNLAICSLRRKRLRQMPEVTVTSNSKTHGKKICIDRVPESSNCRLGDSGSLVTENVHENLSSNMLAIRGNNFVSDASVTTPHLVSNQMGYQMGVGTQRSTQDHGSGFVVNSSGASPVGQDVMITYGDNVNSSTSLHRKRENQDGQLSPLANINKRGRPMPVGLEGLQQQQQQAGPHMDNWKNALLQQQATGRGMQYANTGNQKFSQQVFEGVLNQDVAAPFSAGQQGMRFTAKEEQFETAKLDGSELNGGRNDTQMVENEMSHLDPQQSRNQARLLQNSFMRSNFPQTSWNNLGQHTEKDGRKEEQFQKRKSAQSPRLSAGTLAQSPLSSKSGELSSGSGPQFATAPTTTTASQKEKSAISTMHAVGGTQSLTSSANDSLQRQHQAQLAAKRRSNSLPKTPAMSGVASPASVSNMSMPLNASSPSTQHYVDKEMLERFSNIDMVTKRHKLNYKENKVDDYSRRKPNGFPTQKLMVCLSNPSNNEDFKDDTEKSLSKSLVGGNMNICKTRVIAFGPSERMVQQGTSYGLRSISRMIMSEKPNDGTVAMFYGDLDLEESDFNNVEHGLPTLPNTHYADLLAKQFCKLMEREGYKWEQRVQPKAHMTVAPGNPSNTTGMPPNSAGEMQQYAEAVPGQLSNEAVKQSNNLHTSQNLLANSRMLPPGTTQALQMSQGLLPGNSIPPRPQLLDSQPSLPQQQQQQPNQLIQQQQQQFQRSMMLQTNPLSNLNAIGQNSSMQLGNHIGNKSSALNLQLLQQQQQQQQQQQQTSQMQRKMMMGLGNVGNNISGLSNAMGMGTVRATAISAPMTSLSAIGHVGQNPMNLSQSSNMGSTINHIRSGPLPQAALMASKYRMAQNRQTILGPQSGITGMAGARQMLPGSASLSMIGQTLSRANLNPNPMQRTQMGSMPMGPPKLMAAGMNIYMNQQQQHQQLQLQQQLQQQQQLQQQQQQQQLQQQQQLQQQQQLHQLQQHQETNSSLQAVVSPPQVGSPSTMGFSQMNQQTQQQQQQQASPQQMSQRTPMSPQLSTGAIHAMSAGNPEGCPASPQLSSQTLGSGGSIANSPMDLPGVNKSNSVSNAQ, from the exons ATGGTTGTGTCATTCAAATTGTCGAAGACAGGTACCAGGTTCCGCCCCAACTCTTCTCTTCAATCCGAGACCAACGTTGGTGTCGAAGATGTGCCCGAGAATTCTAGAGATAGCTCACGAATTCTACACAGGGACGACCCAATTGCTCGGAAAATCGAG GGTGCTGCTGTTGAGGGAGGTGAGAAAGTTGCACGGGTGTCTGGGTCATCCGTGTCTTCTGAAGAGCAACTTGGAGTTAAAG ATAGAGAAGTGTCCTTTACTTTGAACCTCTTTTTAGATGGATATTCTATTGGGAAACCCTCGGAG AATGAGTCTACGAGTCAATTAGCTCTCCAAGATGCGCAGAAGCTGTTACATCCATATGATAGGACATCCGAAACTCTCTTCTCA gcaATTGAATCTGGTCAGTTGCCGGGAGATATTCTGGACGATATAccttgcaagtatgttgatggAACACTCGTTTGTGAG GTACGAGATTACCGTAAATGTGCTCCGGAACCAGCAGGATCTGGTTCTGTGCTAACTGATGGATGCCCTGTCGTGAGTAAAGTATGCCTTAAAATGTCATTAGAGAATGTTGTGAAGGATATTCCATTGATCTCAGATAATTCTTGGACTTATGGTGATCTGATG GAGGTGGAGTCTCGTATATTAAAAGCTCTGCAACCTCAACTTCATTTAGATCCCACTCCAAAGTTGGATAGGCTTTGTAAGAATCCAGTTCCAACAAAG CTTAATTTGGCTATCTGTAGTTTGCGAAGAAAGAGATTAAGACAGATGCCAGAAGTTACTGTCACATCTAACAGCAAAACACATGGAAAGAAAATATGCATTGATAGAGTTCCAGAGAGTTCTAACTGCAGACTGGGAGATTCAGGCAGTTTAGTTACCGAGAATGTTCATGAAAATCTGAGTAGCAACATGTTGGCCATTAGAGGCAATAACTTTGTGTCTGATGCTTCTGTAACAACGCCACATTTGGTATCTAATCAAATGGGCTATCAAATGGGGGTTGGTACCCAAAGAAGTACCCAGGATCATGGATCAGGATTTGTTGTAAATTCATCTGGGGCATCTCCTGTTGGGCAGGATGTAATGATTACATATGGTGATAATGTGAACTCTAGCACCTCTCTTCACAGAAAGAGGGAGAATCAGGATGGACAGTTGTCTCCCTTAGCCAATATTAATAAAAGAGGAAGGCCTATGCCTGTAGGTCTTGAGGGattgcaacaacaacaacagcaagCTGGGCCACACATGGACAACTGGAAGAATGCATTGTTGCAGCAGCAAGCTACAGGCAGAGGAATGCAGTATGCAAATACTGGCAATCAGAAGTTTTCCCAGCAGGTGTTTGAAGGGGTTTTAAATCAGGATGTGGCGGCACCATTTTCTGCAGGACAGCAGGGCATGAGATTCACTGCTAAGGAAGAGCAGTTTGAGACAGCTAAGCTGGATGGATCAGAGCTCAATGGAGGTAGAAATGATACACAGATGGTGGAAAACGAAATGAGCCATCTTGATCCACAGCAATCAAGGAACCAAGCAAGATTACTGCAGAATAGTTTCATGAGATCAAATTTTCCTCAAACATCATGGAATAATCTTGGTCAGCACACTGAGAAAGATGGCAGAAAGGAGGAACAGTTCCAGAAAAGAAAATCAGCTCAAAGCCCCCGGTTATCTGCAGGAACTTTGGCGCAATCTCCATTATCGTCAAAATCAGGTGAGCTTTCTAGTGGTTCTGGACCCCAGTTTGCAACAGCTCCAACAACTACTACTGCATCCCAGAAGGAGAAGTCAGCAATATCCACGATGCATGCAGTTGGCGGAACACAATCTTTAACTTCCAGTGCAAATGATTCCCTGCAAAGGCAACACCAAGCCCAACTTGCTGCTAAACGGAGATCAAATTCCCTTCCCAAGACCCCTGCAATGAGCGGGGTTGCTTCCCCTGCCAGTGTTAGTAATATGAGTATGCCACTAAATGCTAGTAGTCCTTCAACCCAGCATTATGTTGACAAAGAAATGCTTGAGAGATTCTCTAATATTGATATGGTGACCAAGAG ACATAAACTCAATTACAAAGAGAATAAGGTTGATGACTACTCTAGAAGAAAGCCTAATGGATTTCCAACTCAAAAGCTTATGGTTTGTCTCTCCAATCCTTCAAACAATGAGGATTTCAAAGACGATACTGAAAAATCTTTATCGAAGTCACTTGTAGGGGGCAACATGAATATTTGTAAGACTAGAGTTATAGCCTTTGGGCCTTCTGAGCGTATGGTTCAGCAAG GAACATCTTATGGTCTTAGGTCCATATCTAGGATGATCATGTCAGAGAAGCCAAATGATGGAACTGTTGCAATGTTCTATGGAGATTTAGATTTAGAGGAGAGTGATTTCAATAATGTTGAGCACGGTCTTCCCACTCTGCCAAATACT CATTATGCAGATTTGCTGGCAAAACAGTTCTGTAAGCTG ATGGAACGTGAAGGATATAAATGGGAGCAACGTGTGCAACCTAAAGCTCACATGACTGTTGCCCCGGGCAATCCATCAAATACTACTGGGATGCCTCCTAATTCTGCAGGTGAGATGCAACAATATGCAGAAGCAGTTCCTGGCCAGCTATCCAATGAGGCTGTGAAGCAAAGCAATAATCTTCATACATCCCAGAATCTTCTAGCAAACTCAAGGATGCTTCCCCCTGGAACCACTCAGGCCTTACAGATGTCTCAAGGGCTTCTACCTGGGAATTCAATTCCCCCAAGGCCACAACTGTTAGACTCTCAGCCATCACTTCCCCAGCAACAGCAGCAACAGCCAAACCAATTGATTCAACAACAGCAGCAACAGTTCCAGAGATCTATGATGCTTCAAACAAATCCTCTTTCAAACTTGAATGCTATTGGGCAGAATTCGAGTATGCAGTTGGGAAATCACATTGGGAACAAGTCTTCTGCTCTCAATCTTCAGTTGTTACAACAGCAGCAACAGcaacagcagcagcagcagcagacATCTCAAATGCAGAGAAAAATGATGATGGGTCTTGGAAATGTGGGCAATAATATTTCAGGTCTTAGCAACGCCATGGGAATGGGAACTGTAAGGGCAACTGCAATTTCAGCACCCATGACATCTTTATCTGCAATAGGACACGTGGGGCAGAACCCAATGAATTTAAGCCAGTCTTCCAATATGGGTAGTACAATAAACCATATTCGATCTGGACCATTACCACAAGCTGCTTTAATGGCATCAAAATATAGGATGGCCCAAAACAGACAAACAATCCTAGGTCCTCAGTCAGGCATAACTGGGATGGCAGGGGCCAGACAGATGCTTCCAGGATCTGCTAGTCTTTCAATGATTGGTCAGACTTTGAGCCGAGCTAACTTGAACCCAAATCCAATGCAACGAACACAAATGGGGTCTATGCCTATGGGTCCTCCAAAGTTGATGGCAGCAGGGATGAATATATACATGAACCAGCAGCAGCAACACCAACAGTTGCAACTACAGCAacaattacagcagcaacaacaattgcagcagcagcagcaacaacaacaattacagcagcaacaacaattaCAGCAACAACAGCAATTACATCAGTTACAGCAGCATCAAGAAACAAACTCATCACTTCAGGCTGTTGTGTCTCCACCCCAGGTGGGATCACCCTCAACCATGGGATTTTCACAAATGAACCAACAAAcccagcagcagcagcagcagcaggcCAGCCCCCAGCAAATGAGCCAACGAACTCCAATGAGTCCACAGCTAAGCACAGGTGCTATTCATGCCATGAGTGCTGGGAACCCAGAGGGCTGTCCAGCCAGTCCACAATTGAGCTCCCAAACCCTCGGTTCAGGTGGTAGCATTGCAAATTCTCCCATGGATCTTCCAGGTGTGAACAAAAGTAACTCTGTTAGCAATGCACAGTAA